The Deltaproteobacteria bacterium genome includes the window GCGCCCGTCTCCGGTTCCTGCCACACGGGGCATCAGACCACGATCAGCTCGTATTCCCGCGTGCCCAGTCCGATCTTTTCGGCATGTTCCAGGCAGGAACGCCATTCGGACTGGGGCGTGGAATTTCTGAAGTGATCGTGGTGATCAAGAAAATCGGGCTTGGACAGATTCTCGAAAAGCTGGCTCCCCGGCAACGGCTTGGCCGCCATGCAGGCGTCCACGCAGGCCTGATCCAGGGCCAGGGCATCGGTGGAGGCGAACATGCCCAGATTGGGCAGGATGGGCGCGTCGTTCTCGCCGTGGCAGTCGCAATTGGGTGAAACGTCCACGA containing:
- a CDS encoding 4Fe-4S ferredoxin; this translates as VDVSPNCDCHGENDAPILPNLGMFASTDALALDQACVDACMAAKPLPGSQLFENLSKPDFLDHHDHFRNSTPQSEWRSCLEHAEKIGLGTREYELIVV